From Aegilops tauschii subsp. strangulata cultivar AL8/78 chromosome 5, Aet v6.0, whole genome shotgun sequence:
CCACCATAGCAGCCCCGGGCATCAGGGggggcgtacgcttgggcgtcgTGCTGGATAGAAGGGGCGGTGTTGGCGAAGCTTCGAACCCAGGAGGACGCGAGCCAGCTGGGGATGGAGTGGCCATGCGTGCCGGAGAACAGAGCAGGGCCACCTGCGGGCTCACAACAGCGATTCTGGAAGCGAGAGCAGCGCCCTCGAGTTCGCCACGCTTGGAGCGGGGCGAGGGCGGTAACACCATGGTTGGCGAGCTCGGCGCGGCCGATTTGACCCGACGGTGACCCATCCTCCCTCGAGCCCCTCGTCGGACTGCGGAGCAGGCGCGCGCGTTGAATGCGCCTCGCCCTCCACCCTCTTGAAGCAGGCCAACCACCCGCCCGCGGGCAGGCCAGAGTTAATGCCGTCCCCGCACGGCACGCCATCGCCCGCATTGAATGGGACCGCGCCGCCAGAAGCGGAAGCCGCGGCGCGCAGGAGCTCGGGCGGCGTCTCGGGGACGAAATCCACGTCGTCAGCAGGCCTGACCGGCCGCCCCGGCGGCGGAGGGGGTGGGGTCTGCAGCTCCCGATCTAGATCTGGGGACGGAGCAACGACGGTGGCAGCAGCAGGGAAGCCCCACTGCAGGGCAGCGGCAGGGGCGGCGGGGAAGCGCAGAGCTTGGGTGGCCGACGGAGCCGGAGCGGCGGCCGCCAGTATGGGCTGGGGCGGGCGGCGCTGGCGGGGCTCGCAGTCGCGAGAGCACGCCATTACCACTTACCTGGAACGTATCGTGGGGATCGTCTCTTTGTTGTGCCTATCGCAGGCACCCAACATTACAGGGATCATGACAACCGTGCTGAAGCTCACATTGAGGGCTGTCCTCTACCTCCAGAACAGGAATAGGGGAAGGCCTGCTGTTCCTGCCTCCGTCGCCCCCGTcgtcatcgccgccgccgcatgAGTGCCGCTTCTGTGTCTGTCCTCTGCAAAACTGCACGTCTCCTAATCTTTCCCTTGAGCGAGAAGCATCTGCTCGTTGATTTAGACTACCAAATCGATGATTTATCTCTATGGTGGATCTCAAGTATGTTTATCAGTTGATGTATTCAGTTGCAAGTTAAAACCTGGAGATTTTAAACTGCAGTCGTCTGCTGCTTGGACCAGCTTGGGTGCCTTCCCACCTGATGATTTTTAGTCTCTCCGGACTTGGAGTTGTAACTTGAGAAATTCTTTACATAATTTCCTTTAAGCAGCAGCAGTCTGCTATCTTCATTATGAGTTAAATCATGTATGTATACATCTGTAATATGTTTAGCAAAACTATGTAATTCAGAAACACATATATGGATGAGTACATGATACAATTTGATTGAATTTACACATTAACAAGATCATCTGATGACATCTGCCTCTCTGTCCCTCACAGCAATCGGGTACGTCTGGAATATGAAGTGGTATTTTACTAAGGAGGAGTACATCAACCTGTTCAAAAAAATTCTAAATCATCCTGTCTATAATCACCTCTGCATGTTTATCACCCTTATCCATCCTGTCGCAAAGGTCAAGAAAGATATATCATCATCTCTTTGCTGTGCCTATCGCATGCAGGCACCCAACATTACAGGGATAGTGACCACCCTGCTGCAGCTCACACTGAGGGCAGTCCTCTACCTCCAGAACAGGAACAGGGGGAGGCCTGCTGCTCCTGCCTCCTCAGCCGCCCCCGTCGTcatcccctccgccgccgccgccgccgccgccgccgcatgaGTGCCGCCTCTTATTCTGAAAGTTGCGCCAGAGAATGCATGCTTTTACTTATCTTGCCCTTCAGGGACAACCATTTGGTCATTGATTTAGACTTCACAAATCGATGATTTATGTTTTGTGGTGGACCTCACAAGTATGTTATGAGCTAGATGATGTATTCAGTTGCATGTATTATGCTTATGGGCGGGATCTTTGAGATATTTCTACTCTTGATGACATTATTGACTGGATGACATTTCTAGTCTTGATAACATCAGTTAATTTGCTCGTCTTGTGCCAGTTCCAGTCCCAGTGTATATGCCCACTGTGCTAGCTTGCATTGAGATCATTGGCTGCTATATGTTGCTATCTCTTTGGCTTGGCGTGAATGAAGCTAGAGATATGCTTATTTGTCTCTTAGCAATTCATGATCCACAATATATGTTATTCAGCTCCGCTTGAAAATAAGGCTCATTTCTTCACTCCTGCTTGACTCAACAACTTGCATTTCGTTTCATTTCATTTCATTTCACAGAGTGATGCATGGTCATTCCATGAATCATATTTCTTAAATTCCTCCACTTCACTTAAGAAATGCAGAAATTTACGGTGGCATGCATGTTTCTAGTATCGCCCTTGCTCATCTCATTGCCCAGCCCAACATAAACAAGAGCTGAGAAATGCATCTACATCGATTTCCAACACTTGAGGTTCATGACAAATAAAACCAAGCCGTTTTATCTACTAAGTACACAACACATATCTATCACCAGCCATATCCATCCATCAATTAGCACTTCGCAACACAAAGCACGTCCTTCAGCATGCACTTCCTTCTCTCTTCAGCGCCTTGCCACTTGTGCCACCAACAACATCAATCTTGCCAAGCATCTGAACCACAACAACAGTTTTAACGCATCAAAAATCATATGTAAAACAAGTGGAGTGCAATAAATAAATTACTTGTAAATCATCGATCGTATTACTATCTTCACGACACACAGCAGCCCAAATCATAATTGCATCAGGAGCTCAATGCAGAAGGTCAAACAAATCAAGGCGGGAGGTAAAGGAAACAGCAGTGCTTCAAAGATATAATGCTGAAAGCTGAAGATTATAAGTATgattaaaggctccattatggaAATTAGCATTATAATTGAGTGGAGAAATTTAAGAAATAAGCAAGGAAGATTGCAGCAAGTCATGAAAGCGACTGAAGCAGTCACAGTGAATGAACTATCAAAGACGTAATGATCCTACAATTATACAGCCATGTTAAACTCACAATTTAGTTGCCCCACACAACTGACAACTGAAGCTTGACACCATCACTTACAAATACAAACCACAAGAGTATCATTAGAAGGGGAGTTACAGACAAAGCGTTCTCACCAGGCGCGCAGGAGGAAGAGATCCCCTGGAGCATACTCTCCCGCTCGTTGAGGAACTGATCCGGCGTGAGAAGGCTGGTGAGTCCGCACTCCTCGACAAAGATGAGCGCTTACTCTGTGGCCTTATTGCCCATCATCTTCCCCTGCAGCTCCGTGTACAACCCCTCCGTGCCTGCAATTCTGTACCCGTCCACACGAAATAACACACAATCAGCCATGGAATTGGGCAAAGGACATCCCCTGATAAAACGTGAGAAACAATCAAGCTAGCTATCAAATCTGGCCATCCAGGAATCTATCGGCAACCTAAGATACAACAAACCAGCCATGTTGAAATGTGAACTGGCAGTCCGGtacataagagcatctccaacaggcgccCAAAAAGAGCTCCGCGCACTAAAAGTTTGTTTTTTTGGGCGCCGGACAGCTCCAGCAGAAGCTGTAGCGCTAAAAGTTTTTGGGCGCGCGCTGAAAAACGCTATCACACGCAGCATATTTGGGGCGCCGGATTGCGCGCGCTTCACAATTTGCACCGTCTGCTTTTTGGGCGCGCGTTTTTGGGCGCCTGCTAAAGCAAAGTTGGTCCCGACGCATTAAAAGTCCTACAGTGGCGCGCTATAACGTTTATTGGGCGCGGAATTTTTGTGcggccgttggagatgctctaagcacATTTATTTTCAATCATATCTCTGCACCAATATAGGAACTCAAACCAAAATAAAACAACTGCTGTTTCACCAAACAAGGATCAGGATGTTCGACACCAACATATATATAGTGAACGAATCAACAATCAGGTGTGAGTATCAAACAAATTTGCAGTACTCTGctgaataattaataaaaatagCCGTGTGCGTCATATTGATGCAAAGGCTGGGGGTTTAACCtccttttttgaaaaaaaaaatagaaagaaaaaaatCAAACAAATTTGCAATCTGATTCATTCATCTAAAAATGCCATAAGAGTTCTTCATTGAGGGAACTATATCATCTATGACAAGCTACCACCAGATTCTAAGCCAAGTCAATTTCACCATGCAACTAACTACCTAGCAATCCTCAACTTGTGATTTCTCTGAGTAGGCGTAATAAAAATGCAGCATACACACTAGTCACTGTTTGGGCGACAggaaggggaaggaaggagaggagggTGTACCTCATCATCAGCTCATCCACGGGAGGCCGAGGCAGAGAAACAGTACACACATAAGCAATAGCTTCAGTTGAATGCACAAGCAAGAAAAATATATGTTCTTATTAGAGAACAACCAGACCACAATAGCAACCTAAACAGACCATAGACTCAGCCTACAGGATCTAACCAACCATTGGTTCAAACAACCAGGTAGTGGTTAGCTACTCAACGGAAAAGTCAATCATGCTAGCAAGTATCAAACAATGCCCTAGAACTACCATAAGTACTGGAAACAGGGCATACAATCCATGCTAAACAAAAGACCGGTGAACAGGAGTACGGGCCAGTTCGGTTTGCATGGCAACCAAATACAAAATTTCAACAACTCTTAGGAACAGGAGTGCAGGCCACTTCACCGAGTGGTACACAAGAAGAGAAAAAGGGGAGTCATGGTTTCAAAATGTGCATCTCCCCTGCGGTGGAAAAGATGGACATTCATGAACGAGTCCAGCCATCATGATGGACAGCACACAATCATGCATAAGATAACCTTAAGCTGCTCATACACGTACTGGTGGTTGCCCACACCAATAATAATCTCAGCAGGTAGAGTTGGCTCAGATAACTGAACAGATGCACAACCAAAACACCCGAATTTTATTTTTCAGCAGCCTTATTCATCAACCTACAACCAAGCAAACAAAACAAGCCCAATGAAGTAGCATAAAAAGAAGTAGATGGCATACTGGTGGCACGCATAAATTGCTGTCGGCTTGTTGCAGTTGATGATCTCGGCGGTGATGGAGCCGTGCAAGCTGTTGGAGAGCAGAGCTGTGAAAGAAGAAACAGGGGATTTGAGGACAGTGTAGGCTGCTTGTTTCAGTCTGTTGCACATGCATCCTGCTGGGTTAGCCTGCCAGGCATCATGTAGGGCAGACTTGTGCTGCACACAAACAAGGAGAGAGAGATTAGTCACTGAAAATTATGGGTGGAGCAAGGAATTCAGTCGAGAGGCCAGGCATCAGCCTCCCAATAATCCAGTCGAGAAAGAACAGTGGGTTCTAGAATggagaagggggagggggagggggaggacaGGACGTACATGGCCTGGACCGTGAGGTCCGGGAAGAGTAGGAGACGCCCGCCCAGGCGAAACCCACAGGGGAGGGGATGTGGCCGGCCGTCCGCGGCGTTGAATGCCAGATTGAGCTCCAGCGGCACCTCCCCTGCGGTCGCCCGAGATTGGGCAGCAAGGGGCAAACATCATCAGCTGTGGAGATGGATTCGGCAGAGGGAGAGGCGGAGCGCGCGCTGTACCTTCCGTGGTGAGCGCCCATGacgcggcggaggaggaggatgcaTCGTCGGCCGAGAAGAAGAAGATCACGCGGAGGATCCTCTCCTCCTCTCCCGGTGGAACACGCGGGGGCAGAGGCGCCCCTCTGGAGCAGGAGCAGCTTCGTCACGGCCGCCGTCGGCCGCGGGAGCAGGAGCAACTTCTTCGCGGGCCTCCCTTGCCTTGGTCGCCGCCGGCTGGAAGCCGCGCTTCCTTGACGAGGAGGCGGCCGTCAGCAGTGACGACGATCCGATGGGGTGGCGCTTTGCCGATCTGGGAACGCCGCCGTCGTGGGCTTCGATCCGGAGGCGCGAACGCCGAGGGGGAGAGGCTGGGAGCGGAGGCGGAGCAGGGGGGACGGGGGGCGGCGGCGCATCGGGGGAGAGGAGTGGCCGCGTCTCCACATTTTTTCATTTTCgattttactccctccgttccaaaatagatgactcaactttgtactaagtTTCGAACCCCGCATTGCTTTTCGCCGGAGCGATTTTGGCGCGGCCGGAAAATCTTATAATCATTTTCGACCCTTCACCATTTCGACCGTCTGATCTGCATCCGACGCATAGAAGACAACCCCACTTCACATTTGCAAAGAAAAAACCCATTCTCTTTGTCCATCTCAATCGAGCCAAACAATAGATCCAAACAATAGATCCTTCTGGTGAAAACAGGGGATCCGGCTTGCCTGCTACCTCCCCATGCTCCTATCCGTGCTTTCACTTCATCCTACGGCtgtctttttctccttttttcgTTCTAATCTAATCATCTCTTCCCCTGATTTTAAGGGGTGGGGCCGGGCCTTATTTTGTTCCAATCAAATCAAGCCACGTATACGGGAGTACGGATGGGCGCATGCGCGGGGAGTACGCAAGTCTCGTCCGAAAACAGGAACCAAAGTGGCGGCGGCCAAAAGCTTCTTCGTGCAATTACATTATACTTACATGACAAAgagtttttttttagaaaaggaggatgtaccctcggcctctgcatctggacgatgcatgcagccatatttttaattattcacaaagaccaTACAAGATGATACATCAATAAGTCTGAAGCCATCATCTTAGCAACGCTGTAGCTACTCCTATCCCCTTGATGAAGGTGTGCCGAACAtccgggcctaataccaaacagacatcgcaccaaagcctaacatctaaagccgggtGTCCCATCCAAGCCACTACCTGGATTGGGTCCCACCCCGGTCTGACACGCTCCCAGTGAGCACCGCACGCTGCAAGGGCCATCACCTCCATCTTCCCTCGGTCAATCCTCAGAGCAGAACTGATGCACCGACCTTGCcaggcctctctgccatcaatgccaccatgacgccagacagttTCCTCCTCCTGTGCCAGTCTATCTCCAGACGCGCCGATCGCCGAACCTCCACGGCGCCATGCCGTCGGGATCCGCCGTCGGCCTTGCGGTAGATGTAACACcgctgacggtgtcctggactagggggtactcaccatgtcgtctcccgatcagttggattgggccgaggacccccatggccgtttatgttggggaacgtagcaataattcaaaaaaaaatctacgtgtcaccaagatcaatctaggagatgctagcaacgagagagagggagtgcatcttcatacccttgaagatcgctaagcggaagcgttacaagaacgcggttgatggagtcgtactcgcggagATTCAACttgcggaagatccgatctagcgccgaatggacggcgcctccgcgttcaacacacgtacagcccggggacgtctcctccttcttgatccagcaaggggagaggagaagttgagggagaactccagcagcacgacggcgtggtggcaatggagctcgtggttctccggcagagcttcgccaagcttcgcgggaggaggaggaggtgttggggagggggaGGGTTGCGCCTTGGATGTCGttcggctgccctcccacccccctctatttataggggcaagggagagggggccggccccctccagatggatctagaggggggcggcggccaagggggaggcttgccccccaagccaaggggaggccctttagggtttcccccaaaccctaggcgcatgggccctaggggggtttggcgcccagcccacctaggggctggtccccctctatattcagcccatagggccctccggggcaggtggaccctcccggtggacccccggaaccctttcggtggtcccggtacaataccgatagacccccgaacacttccggcgaccgaataaggacttcccatatataaatcttcgtctccggaccattccggaactcctcgtgacgtcccggatctcatccgggactccgaacaacattcggtaaccacatactatttcccataacaactctagcgtcaccgaacctgaagtgtgtagaccctatgggttcgggaaccatgtagacatgaccgagacgttctccggccaataaccaacagcgggatctggatacccatgttggctcccacatgttccacgatgatctcatcggatgaaccacgatgtcggggattcaatcaatcccgtatacaattccctttgttcaccggtatgttacttgcccgagattcgatcgtcggtatcccaatacctcgttcaatctcgttaccggcaagtctctttactcgttccgtaacgcatgatcccgtggccaaatccttagtcacattgagctcattatgatgatgcattaccgagtgggcccagagatacctctccgtcatacggagtgacaaatcccagtctcgattcgtgccaacccaacagacactttcgaagatacctgtagtgcacctttatagccacccagttaccttgtgacgtttggtacacccaaagcattcctacggtatccgggagttgcacaatctcatggtctaaggaaacgatacttgacattagaaaagctctagcaaacgaactacacgatcttgtgctatgcttaggattgggtcttgtccatcacatcattctcctaatgatgtgatcccgttatcaatgacatccaatgtccatggtcaggaaaccataaccatgagctagtcaactagaggcttactagggacatgttgtggtctatgtattcacacatgtattacggtttccagttaatacaattatagcaagaacaatagacaattatcatgaacaaggaaatacaataataaccattttattattgcctctagggcatatttccaacagtctcccacttgcactagagtcaataatctagttcacatcactatgtgattgtaatgaatccaacactcatggggtttgttcatacctcgcttgtgagagaggtttttagtcaacgggtctgaaccttccagatccgtgtgtgctttacaaatctctatgtcatcttgtagatgcagctaccacgcgctacttggagctattcaaaataactgctctactatacgaatccggtttactactcagagtcatctggattagtgtcaaagtttgcatcgacgtaaccctttacgacgaactctttttccacctccataatcgagataattccttagtccactagatactaaggataagttcgaccgctgtcatgtgatccattcctggatcactcttgtaccccttgactaactcatggcaaggcacacttcaggtgcggtacacaacatagcatactgtagagcctacgtctaaagcataggggacgaccttcgtcctttctctctcttctgccgtggtcaggtcttgagtcttactcaatactcacaccttgtaacacaaccaagaactccttctttgctgatctattttgaactccttcaaaatcctgtcacggtatgtattcatttgaaagtactattaagcattttttatctatccttatagatcttgatgctcaatgttcaagtagcttaatccaggttttccattgaaaaacacttttcaaataaccctgtatgctttccagaaattctacatcatttctgatcaataatatgttaacaacatatactcatcaaaaattctatagtgctcccactcacttctttggaaatacaagtttctcataaactttgtaaaaacccaaaatctttgatcatctcatcaaagcgtacattccaactccgagatgcttactccagtccttagaaggattgctggagctttgcatacttgttagcatctttgaggattgacaaaaccttctggttgtatcacatacaacctttcctcaagaaaatcgtcgaggaaacaatggtttttgacatcctatctgcaagatttcataaataaatgcagtaactgctaatataattccaacagactcttagcatcgctacgagtgagaaaatctcatcgtagtcaactccttgaacttgtcggaaaacatcttaacgacaagtcgagctttcttaatgatgacacttaccatcattgtccgtcttccttttaaaatccatctgcacccaacagccttacgaccatcaagtagttcttccaaagtctatactttgtctttatacatggatcctctctcggattttatggcctcgagccattcgtcggaatctgggcccaccatcgcttctccatagctcgtaggttcattgttgtctagcaacatgacttccaagacaggattacgtaccactctgaagtagtacgcatccttgttgacctacgaagtttggtagtgacttgatccgaagtttcatgatcactatcataagcttccacttcaattagtgtaggtgccacaggaacaacttcctgtgccctgctacacactagttgaagtgacggttcaataacctcatcaagtatccaccatcctcccactcaattctttcgggagaaacttttcctcgagaaaggacccgtttctagaaacaatcacttttgcttccagatctgaaataggaggtatacccaactgtttttgggtgtcctatgaagatgcatttatccgctttgggttcgagcttattaacctgaaactttttcacataagcatcgcagccccaaactcttaagaaacgacagcttaggtttctctaaaccatagttcatacggtgtcgtctcaacggaattgcgtggtgccctatttaaagtgaatgcggttgtctctaatgcctaacccataaacgatagtggtaattcgataagagacatcatggtatgcactatatccaatagggtgcag
This genomic window contains:
- the LOC109757511 gene encoding uncharacterized protein, with the translated sequence MGAHHGRGGAAGAQSGIQRRGRPATSPPLWVSPGRASPTLPGPHGPGHHKSALHDAWQANPAGCMCNRLKQAAYTVLKSPVSSFTALLSNSLHGSITAEIINCNKPTAIYACHQIAGTEGLYTELQGKMMGNKATE